The sequence below is a genomic window from Sorangiineae bacterium MSr12523.
CAATGCGCGTGTCCGTGGCCTTGTCGACGCCCTCGTACACGCGCCCCATGCCGCCGTCGGCGATGACCCGCCGAATCTCGTAGCGGTTGCACAGACGCAGGCCAATGCGGCGATCGTCCTCGCTCGCCACAGGGACCATGCTCGTGAAGACGAGTCCCGTGCCGTCCGCGGCACAAAAGCCGGCATCGTTGGGGTACACCCGTTGGCACTTGGGACAGCTCTTCACTGGCTCGATTAGCCTTCTTTCACTGGCTGCGCAGCCGCCGCAGGCGAGACGAAGTAAATGATACGGTTGCACGACGGGCACTGGTCGAGCAATGGCTCACGTCGCAAGCGATGAAAAAGTTGCGGCGGAAGCGCCATGTTGCACGCCTTGCAGGTGCCGTCCGAAGTTTGCGCGATGCCCGTCCCGCGCTTGCTGCGGATTTGTTCGTAACGGCGGTAGAGCACGGGCGGCAGCTTCTTCGCCGCGACCTCGCGATCGGTGACGCGCTTGGCCTTCTGCGATTCGACCTCGCTCAAGCGCGAGCTGATGTCGCCCTCTTGCGATCCCAGCTCAGCGGAAATTTTGCTGGCCTCTCCCTCGGTGCCCTCGATGCCCTGGCGGGCGCCTTCGGCCTCGGTCGTCAGCTTGCCGATTTCCTCTTCGCGATCGCGCAGGAGCTTGCGGAGCTCCTCGAGCTCGCGCTGCGCGGCGTTGGCCTCGCGCTCGTTGCGCGAGCGGTTCATCTTCTCGCGCGAGTGCTCGATCTGCTGATTCATCTGCC
It includes:
- a CDS encoding C4-type zinc ribbon domain-containing protein; the protein is MSITEQIRSLEELASVDAELKILEDQLNQERSTLDALRGSLQKLEDKLKTDRAHIAALDKTRSDLVAEVRQMNQQIEHSREKMNRSRNEREANAAQRELEELRKLLRDREEEIGKLTTEAEGARQGIEGTEGEASKISAELGSQEGDISSRLSEVESQKAKRVTDREVAAKKLPPVLYRRYEQIRSKRGTGIAQTSDGTCKACNMALPPQLFHRLRREPLLDQCPSCNRIIYFVSPAAAAQPVKEG